The Oryzias latipes chromosome 11, ASM223467v1 nucleotide sequence GTGACTCtaacagcagcttcagcagcccCATTTCTGTGAGGTGAATCAGCAGGGTGGATCTTCCATGTCCAGTGGGTTCCATTTCTGGTGGCATATTCTTCTAGTGATGCTTCGTTTTGCTCTCTCAGGAAACTATACATGTCCTTTAGTATAGGTTTTGCTCCTATAAAGTTTGTGCCTGGGTCAGACCAGATTTTTCGGGGGTGGCCTCGGACGGCAGTGAACCTCTGGTAGGCAAGCAGGAAGCTCTCTGTTGATAGCGTATTTGCTAGTTCAACATGGATGGCTCGACTGGACATACAGCAGAAAACGACGCCCCATACTTTCATGGTCACTCGCCTCTTTATATCATCCTTTACATGGTATGGTCCAAACAGGTCAACGGATGTAAACTGAAATGGTGCGGCAGGACTTGATCTTTCTTCAGGTAAGTCCCCCATGATTTGCCGACAGGTTCTCGCTTTGGCCTTTTTGCAGAGGATGCACTTGATTTCGACCTTTTGGGCGAGAATTCTTCCCTTGATGACCCATGCCTTCCTCCTCATTCTCAGTAGGGTTCCAGCCACTCCTTCATGCCCTTCTCCATGAGCTTCTCTGGCTAAGAGGGTAGAGATCCAGGCTTGGAATGGTAGAAGGGGAACAGCTTTTAAGTCCTCTTTGAAGATCTGGATTCTGCCACCACACACTAAAAGTCCAGTTGACTGGTCTCTGTAGACAACGAGCCTGTCTGTTGTGGTACTTTGAAAGTTCACGCCCTGTTGTGCCGCGAGGCAAAGGTCTCTGAATGCATCTTCTCTTTCAAAGACTGTGATGACACCCGATGACTGTACTGCCTCccacttttctttgtctttggtCTTGacatgtaaaaacttttttgctgCTCTCCAGATGAATGCAATGGTCTTGACCAGTTTCCTCAGATCACTGAAGCGCCTTTCGTCTACCAGCTCTTTGATTGTTGTTCCTGCAGGTGGTCTTCTGGAGTCTTTGACTAGATTATGGTCTTTCAGGTGAGTCTTGGTAATTATTGCTGTAAAAGTCTTTTTCTGGATTTTAGCGACATTGTCTCTGGCTTGTGCAGCAACGTCTCTGGCGGATTTCTTCGGCCACTCATCTGTAGGGAGTTTAAGAAACTTTGGACCCGACTGCCACTCAGAGTCCTCAGTCAAAAGTTCAGGACTGGCCCCTCTGGTGATGATGTCCGCGATATTTGTTTGTCCTGGAATCCACCACCAGTCGTCAACGTTCGTGCTGCTCTGGATCTCACCTACTCGATTCGCGAAGAAGGTCTGGTAACCATAACTCTCACGCTGAATGGCGCCCAGGACTGTCTGACTGTCGACAAGATGAAACCACTCCTTGACGTCAATTCTGCAGTGTCTCTGGAAATAGTTCTTCAGTCGAGCTGCAAAGACTGCTCCACATATCTCTGCTTTAACAGGATCACCTTTGTGGTCAAGAGGAGTCAGCTTGGCTTTAGACTCGACCAGTCTCACGACGACACCATCGCTGCAGCTCCAACAAAGGTACATCACAGCACCATATGCGTGTTCGCTGCCATCTGAAAAGGTAATGCCAGTTGGTTGTGCGCATGGATCTAATGGAGTCAGGGAGCGAGTGAATCGAAGTTGGCTCAGGACAGCATATTCTTCGAGCAGTTTTATGGCGTCTTCTCTGAGTTCTTTGGATAAGGCAGCATCCCAGGTGTCTTCTTCTAAAGAGTACTTTGCTTTTGCTTCCTGAAAGGCTCTCCTGACAAGAATGgcccctttttgttttgcaggagTCACAAGTCCAAGGGGGTCATATAGTCCAGAGACTTGGCTCAGCAGTTGTCTTCTTGTCAGCGGATCTGGAGTTTGGGTTCTTACTTCTTCCTTAAGCAGGTCTTGGCCGAGGcgcatctttttcttctttttagagaAGTTTACTGCAGCCATAACATGGAGTTTGTCGTCGTCTATTGTGTAGCCTAGGCCAAGGGCTTTGTTGTCATCTTCGGTGAGCTGGTTTGGCAAGATCATAACCTCTGGGTGCTCTGTCTTCTCATCTCTGGGCTTCCTTCCACTTTGACCTGAATAGACCCAAGGCTTCATGTAGAACCCGCCTGCTCTCAGGATGCGTTCGATGTTAGACGTGAGGAGGTTTAGATGGTCAAGGTTGTTGTGAGAAGTTAAGATGTCATCCACATATGCATCTTCTTCAAGTACACGTCTTTCCTCTTTTAGGTGACTGAATGGAGGTAGGTTGGCAGTCTCTCGCATGGCAACCTGGGCGATGCAACCGGCAGGTTTATCTCCGATGTTTACCCTGGTGATAGCATAGTCTTCTATCTCAGACTCTTCCGTGTCACGCCAGAGAAATCGATGCAGATGGACCTCTCTCTCCTCCAACCAGACAGAGTTGTAACTTTTAAGGATGTCACCAAGCGCAGCAAAGACCCCAGCACGAAACCTCAGCAGGACGGCTCTTGTTGGATTCAGGACATCTGGACCTTTGATCAGCATGTCGTTCAGGCTGAGACCTCTGTACTTCTGACTGCTGTTCCACACCAATCTCACTGGGGTGGAGACAGAGTGTGGGTTTGGTGCAATTAAGTGGCTGACATACCACACTGGCCCAGTCCAGCTCTGTAGAAGTTTTTTGGACAGCTTCACTGCAGCTTTACGAACGATCATTTCGTGAACTTGTGAGGTGTAGGCTGTCTTCCACTCAGGTTCTTTCGAcagttgtttttctgtcctGAGGAAAGTTGCTTCTACTGCTCTTCTGTTGTTGGGCAGAGATTCCAGCTCTGCGGTCCACGGATACTTTGCGTGCCAGTGTGGTTCAGTGCTGTGTTCATCTCCGGTCACATAAGTCAGGCCATTTCTTATGATCTCCATTTCTCTTTCTTCAGCGAGTGTcatttcttttcctccaggCTGGCAGTTCCCGCAGCGGCAACCTCCACATTTTGGCGGCTCCAATACACTCCCATTTCCACCATTTTAGGAACTCTTTGCTGCTGGTGGCTGTATTGGACTGGACCTCAGGTTGGTTAGTGTACTGACGGGAAACTGACTCTTTAGAAGTAAGTTCATTGTACTTAACAGCCGCAGTTCTCATGGATCTTGCAAAGTGAGTCTTTGACGTATGAGCTGTTACAGTAACTTCCTCAAAGAGGTTCGGGTGCGTGCCTCCGACCGTCTTGCCTAGTGGGCCATCCCAGAGCACCAGATCACCGATTGAGCGAACTTTCTGAGGTACGAGCTGACCTTCTTTGTGGCTAATCAGTAGCTGGATCTCTTTGGGTCTCACGAGGTCTTTGAAGGCAACATCTGGGAAGATCCTCTGTAGCTTGTTAGCTGAAACATGTCTATGAACTTCTGCAATTTCATCAAGTCCATAGCAGATGAGTTGATGTGACTTGAGAGTCCCTCTTGGAGTGCTCACACGTATTTTGAGGAGGTAACGCTTTGTTGCAACGGACACCTTCATTCCTCCAACGCCATGGACCACTAATGTGACGTTCTCACTCTGAAGGTTCAGCTTGCTTGCAGCTTGATGCGTTATATAATTTGTGTCAGAAGCCAGATCAATGAGAGTCCCAACTCTCTGTCCATCGTTGGCAGTGACATTGAGGAGCATCAAGATGACTGGATACTCGTGTAAGCCATGCTCCTCCAGAAGGCCcctctcagctgcagcagatttgTATGCACGAGACATGACGTTGCAGAAAGCGTCTCGACACTGCTGGGCCAGCTCAGGTGAAAGTTTGGAGAAGAATGCTTCTTGGACCTCAGTGAATTTCTTTCCTTCTGCTCTCACTGGCGTGGACTTTGATGACCTCTGGGAATAGTCTCTGGATAATGGACACAGAAGATAGTGGTGTTGGTCTTTGCACTCTGGGTTGCCACACAGGTAAGTGGATTTTCTGCAGGGTTCGCCATTATGAACTTCAAGGCATCTCCTGCAGGCGCCAAGCTGCTGCACAGCGTCTCTTTTCTCTGACAGCTTTGAGGTCCTAAATTTTCTGCAGACGTAAAGCTTTTTCTTG carries:
- the LOC111948153 gene encoding uncharacterized protein LOC111948153, whose product is MEIIRNGLTYVTGDEHSTEPHWHAKYPWTAELESLPNNRRAVEATFLRTEKQLSKEPEWKTAYTSQVHEMIVRKAAVKLSKKLLQSWTGPVWYVSHLIAPNPHSVSTPVRLVWNSSQKYRGLSLNDMLIKGPDVLNPTRAVLLRFRAGVFAALGDILKSYNSVWLEEREVHLHRFLWRDTEESEIEDYAITRVNIGDKPAGCIAQVAMRETANLPPFSHLKEERRVLEEDAYVDDILTSHNNLDHLNLLTSNIERILRAGGFYMKPWVYSGQSGRKPRDEKTEHPEVMILPNQLTEDDNKALGLGYTIDDDKLHVMAAVNFSKKKKKMRLGQDLLKEEVRTQTPDPLTRRQLLSQVSGLYDPLGLVTPAKQKGAILVRRAFQEAKAKYSLEEDTWDAALSKELREDAIKLLEEYAVLSQLRFTRSLTPLDPCAQPTGITFSDGSEHAYGAVMYLCWSCSDGVVVRLVESKAKLTPLDHKGDPVKAEICGAVFAARLKNYFQRHCRIDVKEWFHLVDSQTVLGAIQRESYGYQTFFANRVGEIQSSTNVDDWWWIPGQTNIADIITRGASPELLTEDSEWQSGPKFLKLPTDEWPKKSARDVAAQARDNVAKIQKKTFTAIITKTHLKDHNLVKDSRRPPAGTTIKELVDERRFSDLRKLVKTIAFIWRAAKKFLHVKTKDKEKWEAVQSSGVITVFEREDAFRDLCLAAQQGVNFQSTTTDRLVVYRDQSTGLLVCGGRIQIFKEDLKAVPLLPFQAWISTLLAREAHGEGHEGVAGTLLRMRRKAWVIKGRILAQKVEIKCILCKKAKARTCRQIMGDLPEERSSPAAPFQFTSVDLFGPYHVKDDIKRRVTMKVWGVVFCCMSSRAIHVELANTLSTESFLLAYQRFTAVRGHPRKIWSDPGTNFIGAKPILKDMYSFLREQNEASLEEYATRNGTHWTWKIHPADSPHRNGAAEAAVRVTKRALLSLRKVEGLTFSEFLTTLQLAANLANERPIDAKIQSQEERIESISPNTLLLGRASSSGDFKSFDYTTYPLKRLKEIQCQVNYFWKSWSQLAGPNLFVRSKWHTAERNVAVGDVVWLCDQNALRGQFKLARVVGVNTDKRGVVRDVFVKVSPSYGAFSVVRSPKPVPVAGDSESSKSCQSTILHRDVRRLVVLLPVEEQVQSDQIA